CAACCTCGACTCTCAGGGGACGCCTCCTTGTAGAAGATGAGGCGCAGGCTGTTCAGGCACACGATGAGGGTGCTGCCCTCATGTGCGACCACGCCCCAAGTCAGCGGCAGCAGCGACGCCAGAGAAGCAAGGGAGGCCAGCACAATGGCGCCGAGTGAGATGGCCAGATTCTGCCGGATGATGCGCCGCGCCCGCTGGCTCAGATCCAACGCGGTAAGCAGCTTCTCAATGCGGTCATTCATCAATACGATGTCGCTCTGCTCCATGGCAGCATCGCTACCGCGCGCTCCCATGGCAACGCTCACATGGGCGGCAGCCAGGCTGGGGGCGTCATTCACGCCGTCGCCGACCATCGCCACCTTGCGTCCTCGTGTGGTCAGCTCCTGGATGATGCGAACCTTATCACCCGGATGAAGTCCAGCACGCACCGTGGTGACTCCCAACTCCTTGGCGACGCTCTCCGCTGCAGCACGCCGATCTCCCGTGAGCATCATGCTTTCGATGCCGTGCTCCCTCAGCCGCCTCAGCACGGATCGGCTGCCTTCGCGGATGGAATCCTCCAGCAAGATGCGCCCGACTACGCCCTGCCCCAGCACCCACACTTCAGACACCGCGAGCGGCGTATCTGGCACTCGTTGCAGCCACTCGCGGAACTGGGGCTGGCTCAACAGCTCCCGACGACCGACATAGTAGACGACGTCCTGAATCTTCCCACGCAAGCCCATGCCGGAGATGCGCTGGAAGTCCGTGACTGTTTCCGGATTCACCCCATGCCGCCTCCCATATTCGCTGATGGCACGTGAGATGGGATGATTCGAATGGCTGTCGAGCGATACAGCGATTCTAGCGACGTCATTCTCGTGCCCAGTCGGGAAGCTCTCCACCTGACGCACCCGCATGGCTCCTTCCGTGAGGGTGCCAGTCTTGTCCATGCAGATGGTGTCCACCTCGGCGAGCTTCTCCACGGCAGCGCCGCCACGAAACAGAAGCCCATGCCTTGCTCCCCAAGCAATGGCCGCCAGGATTGCTGAGGGGATGCTGAGAGCGAGAGCACACGGAGACATCACCACGAGCAGGGTCATGGAACGATAGAAGGCCGAGGTCACGCCGGGCTCATTCGCAAAAGGCCGCACTCCCAGCGCAAGCGACCACACGAAGAACATGGCCAACGTCAACCCCATGGCGGAGAGTGTGTACGCCGTGCCAAACTTATCCGTGAAGCGCTGGCTCGGTGCGCGCAAATGCTCTGCCTGCTCAATCAAAGCAATGATGCGCTGCAGCGTGCTCTCCGCTGAGACCTTGTCCACGCGCAGGGCGATGGAGCCCCAGAGATTCAGGGTACCCCCCAGCAGCGTATCACCGCTGGTCTTTTCAATGGGCACGGACTCGCCGGTGACATTGGACTCATCCACGGCCGTTTCACCAGACATCAGCGTCCCATCGACAGGAATCAATTCGTCCGGCAGCACCCGCAATTGGTCACCGATGACCAACGCCTCCACAGGACGCATTTGCAGGCTGCCATCTGCACCCATCACCCGGGCCACCTTCGGAGCCGCGCGTGTCAATGCGCTGATCTCACGACGTGTACGGTGCAATACGTAGTGCTCGATGGCGCCAGAGGCTGAGAAGAGGAAGAGCAGCAACGCACCCTCACGCCACGCGCCAATCGATGAAGCCGCGATGGCGACCGCGAGCATGAGGAAGTCGATATCGAGACGGAATTGCCGCAGTTTCGACCACGTCTCCATCGCGGCATTAATCCCTCCGGCAATCATGGAGCCGGTATAGCAGGCGATGGCCAGCCACATCAGGTTTTCCTGATGCTCCAGCACCACACCTGCCAGGAGCAGCAAGAGGCAGATACCAGCCTGCAAGGCCAAACGTTTCCACTCGGACGCTTGGTCCAGCTCTGCATTGCGAACCGTGGGCCACGCAAACTGCCTCCACGTCCAGGCACGCCGGTCCGCGGCAGCAGTTCCATGTGGACGTTCCACCACCAACGCAGAACCACTTGTCCCTGCACTTTCCGGACGCGTGGAGAGGAATTGCTCATCGAGTTCTCGAATCAGGGTATCGAGCTTCTCCTTGAGCTTCACGGCATTCACCGTGCCCTTGGTGGCGACGGAGATCGTCTGGGCGCTGGGATCCAGCCGCACGGCCAGGATCTCATCATCATTCTGAAGAAAGGCTTCAAGCCCTTCCATCCACGTGACGGCATCACGGAACTGTTCCGAAGGGTCCGAGTCTGTCGCGGTCATGGGATGTAGGGATGAAACAATGTTTTCTCCAGCAACTAATACGCCTGCACATCATCCTCGGCGAGCCAACATGCCACGCCATACAGATATTGTGCATTTCAAAGCGTAAAGGAAGCACCCTGGTGAACGCGGAAACGTCGCAAATCACCGGGCATTTCTGTCAGCTACACAAGATCTGTGCGGTGAAGCACAACATCCGCCAAGCGGCATGCATGTGCGTGAAGGAAGATGGCATTGCCAGTACCAAACGACCCTCCTCCACCCATGGAAGCGCTCGCCATCACCATCTTCTTAAGCGTGCTGCTGGCGGCGTTCTTCATGGTCCTGTTCCTTGGCAGCCGCCATCGTCGCGGTCTTGGCAATGAACAGGAGGCACTCATGCCACTCGAGGATGACCTGCCGCCCGTGCGCCCTGGTCGAGCAGCCAAGACGCACGCGGCGGACAGGCATGGCTCTTGATCCCATCCCCTGCATCCATGCATCTCAAGAACGGAAACTCCCCCGACTCCGCGCCCCCTTCATCGGTCCATCCAGGTAGTGGCAAGACCACCATAGAGTTCAACGATCGCCTGCCAAGGCAGTTCCTCCTGGCTTCCATCATCTGGGGGGCGGTGGGCATGCTGGTGGGTGTCATCATCGCCTCACAGCTCACCCATTGGCGGATGAACTTTGACACGTCGTGGCTCACCTTTGGCCGCCTGCGTCCGCTGCACACCAATGCCGTCATCTTCGCCTTCGTGGGGAATATGATGTTCGCGGGCATCTACTACTCCACGCAGCGCTTGTGCAAGGTGCGCGTGGCCTCTGACTTGCTGGGGGCGATCCACTTCTGGGGATGGCAGCTCATCATCCTCGCGGCAGCCATCACACTTCCGCTGGGCTTGAGCCGTAGCAAGGAGTACGCAGAACTCATCTGGCCCATCAATATCGCGGTCGCCCTCGTGTGGGTCATCTTTGCCATCAACTTTTTCTGGACCCTGGCGAAGCGTAACGAACCCTCGCTCTACGTCGCCATCTGGTTCTACATCGCGACTATCGTGACAGTGGCGATGCTCTACATCGTCAACCACCTGTCGATTCCCACATCGTGGACGCACAGCTATCCCATCTTTGGCGGGGTACAGGATGCGCTGGTGCAGTGGTGGTATGGGCACAATGCGGTCGCGTTCTTCCTGACGACTCCGATTCTTGGCATCATGTACTACTTCCTGCCGAAGGCAGCGGAGCGCCCGGTGTATTCCTACCGGTTGTCGATTGTGCACTTCTGGTCGCTGGTGTTTCTCTACATCTGGGCAGGCCCTCACCATCTGCTGAACACTTCCCTGCCCCACTGGCTGCAACTTCTGGGTATGACCTTCAGCCTTATGCTGTGGGCGCCATCCTGGGGCGGAATGCTCAACGGCCTCCTCACCCTGCGCGGCGCCTGGGACAAGCTGCGTACGGATCCAGTCATCAAGTTCTTCGTCGCCGGGGTCACCTTCTACGGCATGGCCACGTTTGAGGGGCCGCTGCTTTCCATCCGTGCGGTAAATGCGCTCTCCCACTACTCAGACTGGACCATCGGTCACGTCCATGCGGGTGCGCTTGGGTGGAATGGTTTCATGGCTGCAGGCATGTTCTACTGGATGGCGCCGCGTCTGTGGGGCACGAAGCTCTTTTCGAAGCAACTCGCGAACTACCACTTCTGGATTGGGCTCATCGGCATCCTTTTCTATGTGGCCTCCATGTGGATCTCGGGAGTGAGGCAGGGCCTGATGCTGAATGCCACGCGCAATGGCGGAACGGAGCTGGTGTATTCCCAGTTCCTCGACACGCTGGACGCCATCATGCCTCTCATGATGATGCGCACCCTGGGCGGCGGTCTCTTCCTCGTGGGTCATCTGCTCATGGTGTACAACATCTGGCGCACCATTCGCTCAGGCCACG
The Roseimicrobium gellanilyticum DNA segment above includes these coding regions:
- a CDS encoding heavy metal translocating P-type ATPase, coding for MTATDSDPSEQFRDAVTWMEGLEAFLQNDDEILAVRLDPSAQTISVATKGTVNAVKLKEKLDTLIRELDEQFLSTRPESAGTSGSALVVERPHGTAAADRRAWTWRQFAWPTVRNAELDQASEWKRLALQAGICLLLLLAGVVLEHQENLMWLAIACYTGSMIAGGINAAMETWSKLRQFRLDIDFLMLAVAIAASSIGAWREGALLLFLFSASGAIEHYVLHRTRREISALTRAAPKVARVMGADGSLQMRPVEALVIGDQLRVLPDELIPVDGTLMSGETAVDESNVTGESVPIEKTSGDTLLGGTLNLWGSIALRVDKVSAESTLQRIIALIEQAEHLRAPSQRFTDKFGTAYTLSAMGLTLAMFFVWSLALGVRPFANEPGVTSAFYRSMTLLVVMSPCALALSIPSAILAAIAWGARHGLLFRGGAAVEKLAEVDTICMDKTGTLTEGAMRVRQVESFPTGHENDVARIAVSLDSHSNHPISRAISEYGRRHGVNPETVTDFQRISGMGLRGKIQDVVYYVGRRELLSQPQFREWLQRVPDTPLAVSEVWVLGQGVVGRILLEDSIREGSRSVLRRLREHGIESMMLTGDRRAAAESVAKELGVTTVRAGLHPGDKVRIIQELTTRGRKVAMVGDGVNDAPSLAAAHVSVAMGARGSDAAMEQSDIVLMNDRIEKLLTALDLSQRARRIIRQNLAISLGAIVLASLASLASLLPLTWGVVAHEGSTLIVCLNSLRLIFYKEASPESRG
- the ccoN gene encoding cytochrome-c oxidase, cbb3-type subunit I; translation: MHLKNGNSPDSAPPSSVHPGSGKTTIEFNDRLPRQFLLASIIWGAVGMLVGVIIASQLTHWRMNFDTSWLTFGRLRPLHTNAVIFAFVGNMMFAGIYYSTQRLCKVRVASDLLGAIHFWGWQLIILAAAITLPLGLSRSKEYAELIWPINIAVALVWVIFAINFFWTLAKRNEPSLYVAIWFYIATIVTVAMLYIVNHLSIPTSWTHSYPIFGGVQDALVQWWYGHNAVAFFLTTPILGIMYYFLPKAAERPVYSYRLSIVHFWSLVFLYIWAGPHHLLNTSLPHWLQLLGMTFSLMLWAPSWGGMLNGLLTLRGAWDKLRTDPVIKFFVAGVTFYGMATFEGPLLSIRAVNALSHYSDWTIGHVHAGALGWNGFMAAGMFYWMAPRLWGTKLFSKQLANYHFWIGLIGILFYVASMWISGVRQGLMLNATRNGGTELVYSQFLDTLDAIMPLMMMRTLGGGLFLVGHLLMVYNIWRTIRSGHAVNETREVFVARTAMQDRMKWKEVWYNDPVLLTAGGLVLMMGWFFLENYANMGALLSGGILFYIGAQRFRASGGSWTQWYERLLENYMPFTVLTLIAVAIGGMVQILPTVTVNRAKNVEDRLQKLYTPLELAGRDIYVSEGCYNCHSQQIRTMVPDVLRYGSPSRLGESIYDFPFQWGSKRTGPDLARVGGKYPNIWHYNHMLNPRSINANSNMPNYAFMFDAKTDTKALPKKLAAMVRLGVPYPAMTANEILESARTQAVQIREDLVKAGATPKLSEESQLVALIAYLQKLGQSEAVEDVPGVVPLAERAFPLSPDLPDRNRQATSTGAQ